The following coding sequences lie in one Arachis ipaensis cultivar K30076 chromosome B05, Araip1.1, whole genome shotgun sequence genomic window:
- the LOC107643771 gene encoding ASC1-like protein isoform X1 encodes MAPAASSSSWVQQLSSLDWHQESYPAFNDFSAVPFFALLFPSVRFFLDRFVFEKVARRLIFGKGHEKLDLQTDERRKKIRKFKESAWKCVYFLSAEIFALSVTYNEPWFTNTIYFWVGPGNQIWPDQKIKLKLKGLYMYGAGFYAYSILALIFWETKRSDFGLSMTHHVASLALIVLSYMFRFVRVGSVVLALHDATDVFLETGKMSKYSGADTMASIAFLLFVIFWTLLRIIYYPFWVLWSTSYEVISVFDKEKHQKDGPIYYYVFNTLLFCLLVLNIYWWVLMLRMLADQIRAKGKVSEDIRSDSEDDDDYNDHEE; translated from the exons ATGGCTCCTGCTGCTTCTTCCTCCTCCTGGGTTCAACAACTGAGTTCGCTTGACTGGCACCAAGAGTCCTACCCTGCATTTAACGATTTCTCCGCTGTTCCCTTCTTCGCTCTCTTATTCCCCTCTGTTCGCTTCTTCCTCGACCGTTTCGTTTTCGAG AAAGTGGCCAGACGATTGATTTTCGGAAAGGGGCATGAGAAACTGGATCTTCAAACAgatgagagaagaaagaagattaGGAAATTTAAGGAATCAGCATGGAAATGTGTATATTTTCTATCAGCTGAAATTTTTGCTTTGTCTGTAACTTACAATGAGCCTTGGTTTACCAATACAATATATTTTTGGGTTGGGCCGGGAAATCAAATCTGGCCAGATCAAAAGATTAA GTTAAAACTGAAGGGGCTCTATATGTATGGTGCTGGATTTTATGCTTACTCCATACTCGCTTTAATATTTTGGGAAACTAAGCGCTCTGACTTTGGGCTGTCAATGACCCATCATGTTGCTTCTCTGGCTCTCATTGTGCTATCTTATATGTTTAG GTTTGTTCGTGTTGGATCAGTAGTTTTGGCTCTTCATGATGCTACTGATGTGTTTCTGGAGACAGGAAAAATGTCCAAATACAGTGGGGCTGACACAATGGCTAGCATTGCATTTCTCCTTTTTGTTATCTTTTGGACGTTATTGCGCATCATTTACTATCCATTTTGGGTTCTTTGGAGTACAAG CTATGAAGTTATTTCTGTATTCGATAAGGAGAAGCACCAGAAGGATGGGCCAATATATTATTATGTGTTCAATACTCTACTCTTCTGTTTGCTTGTTCTAAATATTTATTGGTGGGTTCTGATGCTTCGGATGCTTGCTGATCAAATCCGAGCAAAAGGAAAAGTTAGTGAAGATATTCGCTCTG AttctgaagatgatgatgattacAATGACCATGAAGAATGA
- the LOC107643771 gene encoding ASC1-like protein isoform X3 — protein MAPAASSSSWVQQLSSLDWHQESYPAFNDFSAVPFFALLFPSVRFFLDRFVFEKVARRLIFGKGHEKLDLQTDERRKKIRKFKESAWKCVYFLSAEIFALSVTYNEPWFTNTIYFWVGPGNQIWPDQKIKLKLKGLYMYGAGFYAYSILALIFWETKRSDFGLSMTHHVASLALIVLSYMFRFVRVGSVVLALHDATDVFLETGKMSKYSGADTMASIAFLLFVIFWTLLRIIYYPFWVLWSTRFGSGLQ, from the exons ATGGCTCCTGCTGCTTCTTCCTCCTCCTGGGTTCAACAACTGAGTTCGCTTGACTGGCACCAAGAGTCCTACCCTGCATTTAACGATTTCTCCGCTGTTCCCTTCTTCGCTCTCTTATTCCCCTCTGTTCGCTTCTTCCTCGACCGTTTCGTTTTCGAG AAAGTGGCCAGACGATTGATTTTCGGAAAGGGGCATGAGAAACTGGATCTTCAAACAgatgagagaagaaagaagattaGGAAATTTAAGGAATCAGCATGGAAATGTGTATATTTTCTATCAGCTGAAATTTTTGCTTTGTCTGTAACTTACAATGAGCCTTGGTTTACCAATACAATATATTTTTGGGTTGGGCCGGGAAATCAAATCTGGCCAGATCAAAAGATTAA GTTAAAACTGAAGGGGCTCTATATGTATGGTGCTGGATTTTATGCTTACTCCATACTCGCTTTAATATTTTGGGAAACTAAGCGCTCTGACTTTGGGCTGTCAATGACCCATCATGTTGCTTCTCTGGCTCTCATTGTGCTATCTTATATGTTTAG GTTTGTTCGTGTTGGATCAGTAGTTTTGGCTCTTCATGATGCTACTGATGTGTTTCTGGAGACAGGAAAAATGTCCAAATACAGTGGGGCTGACACAATGGCTAGCATTGCATTTCTCCTTTTTGTTATCTTTTGGACGTTATTGCGCATCATTTACTATCCATTTTGGGTTCTTTGGAGTACAAG GTTTGGTTCTGGACTCCAATAA
- the LOC107643771 gene encoding ASC1-like protein isoform X2 translates to MAPAASSSSWVQQLSSLDWHQESYPAFNDFSAVPFFALLFPSVRFFLDRFVFEKVARRLIFGKGHEKLDLQTDERRKKIRKFKESAWKCVYFLSAEIFALSVTYNEPWFTNTIYFWVGPGNQIWPDQKIKLKLKGLYMYGAGFYAYSILALIFWETKRSDFGLSMTHHVASLALIVLSYMFRFVRVGSVVLALHDATDVFLETGKMSKYSGADTMASIAFLLFVIFWTLLRIIYYPFWVLWSTRAISGSGPGTLNHTSPYKTINSITTTMTMKTLRTMMLFWAG, encoded by the exons ATGGCTCCTGCTGCTTCTTCCTCCTCCTGGGTTCAACAACTGAGTTCGCTTGACTGGCACCAAGAGTCCTACCCTGCATTTAACGATTTCTCCGCTGTTCCCTTCTTCGCTCTCTTATTCCCCTCTGTTCGCTTCTTCCTCGACCGTTTCGTTTTCGAG AAAGTGGCCAGACGATTGATTTTCGGAAAGGGGCATGAGAAACTGGATCTTCAAACAgatgagagaagaaagaagattaGGAAATTTAAGGAATCAGCATGGAAATGTGTATATTTTCTATCAGCTGAAATTTTTGCTTTGTCTGTAACTTACAATGAGCCTTGGTTTACCAATACAATATATTTTTGGGTTGGGCCGGGAAATCAAATCTGGCCAGATCAAAAGATTAA GTTAAAACTGAAGGGGCTCTATATGTATGGTGCTGGATTTTATGCTTACTCCATACTCGCTTTAATATTTTGGGAAACTAAGCGCTCTGACTTTGGGCTGTCAATGACCCATCATGTTGCTTCTCTGGCTCTCATTGTGCTATCTTATATGTTTAG GTTTGTTCGTGTTGGATCAGTAGTTTTGGCTCTTCATGATGCTACTGATGTGTTTCTGGAGACAGGAAAAATGTCCAAATACAGTGGGGCTGACACAATGGCTAGCATTGCATTTCTCCTTTTTGTTATCTTTTGGACGTTATTGCGCATCATTTACTATCCATTTTGGGTTCTTTGGAGTACAAG AGCCATTAGCGGAAGCGGACCTGGCACGTTAAATCACACCTCACCATATAAAACAATAAATTCGATTACTACGACAATGACAATGAAGACTTTGAGGACGATGATGTTGTTTTGGGCGGGTTAA